GTGTAGACAACACAAGGCTACAACACCATAAGAGTGTAACGACTACATATGGAGCCGTTGACATCATGGTTTCAGACTTATTTGGCCATGAATCAGATCACGTCTCCCGAAGCTTTGAGATGTGAAACCAAGCTCCGCCATGAACTTACCCATCCATGGCGGTGCCGTAAGGAAGAAATGGAAAAAGAGAACTCAAAAGATTTAGAGAACTCAAAAGAGCTCAAGAAAACATTAGTAATGAAATAGTTGAGTCGTAGTTTGCATACAATACAAAGGCTTGAAAAGACAAGAGCAAGGAGCTAAAAATATGGTTTAAGTTTTTTATGTACAAGGCACAAGACTGCAAATGCAAATGCAAAAAAAAATCCAATATTCACTTATTATTCAGTCATTAACATGTGGGTAGGACCTTTTTATAAAGTAATGTTATCTTTTGGAAaagtaaaacacaaaaaaatatgaGTAAACTACAAAATATTGAATACAAACTATATACAGCAAGCCTGTAGTGATTTGAACAAGTTATGATCAAGAACAGCAACGAACCAATTTCATCACAACAGAACTGATGGAACAACCTGTTGCTCGGATCATCAATTCTTCCAACAACTGTTGAGCACCTAAACAGCAAACACAAAATCTTTCGGCCACCATTCCATTGTAACTTTCATGAAATTTCAGACCATTCCATTGTAACTTTCATGAAATTTCACAATGCACGATTCTGTATTCAGATTATCACAATACAGAAGGGGAACTCACATAGCAAGAGCACCACCATATCCATCAGTCTTGGCAATCTCAAACTTGTTAAGGAACCCCCCTCTAAGACACAAATACATCACAACGTTTACCACCACTATCCACTGCTTACCCGCAGCAGGCAGAAGACAAAATAATTTACTGTCAATTCTGCTACACTACAATGGGAAAACTGGAACGACAACAGAGTGACTGGTGAAGTTTAAGCTAACCTACCAACACAGTAGAAGGCATGAATATGTGAATACTGTTGACGCTTTGGAAGTCTGGGGAAAATAGGAGAATCGAGACGCTCTTCATCTCAGGCTACATGGGGAAGCTGCCCTTGCTGCTGCTTTTGCACATTGGCCTTATGCTTATGCCCAGCTATGTGGAACTCGTAAACCTTCTGGCTGTTGACGACGACATTGCACGCCGTGCAAATCTTCACTTCACCTTGAGCTGCTCCGGCCTCAAGGACTTTTCTcttcttcacctccaggtcttctGGAGTTGCTTGGGAGCTCTTATTCTTCCTTGGCTGTACAGCTGGCATTATGCCATCAGCAACAGCAGGGGCAGCTGCTGTACTTGCTCCAACAGCACCGTTCAGAGGCTTTGCTGGTTTAGGTGTGATCGAATCTTGTAACTTCTGCAAATTCTTCTTGTGCTTCTTACCTGTTTTATGGATCACGAGAACTTCTTGGGTATCACACTCAATCTTGCAGACTTCACAGGTTAATGGTTGCACAACCTTTGGAATTTTCTTGACGAACTTCCTCGGAGCGGTCCTTGGTAGAGGATGGCCGAAATGGGCATTCCACTGAGCATGGTGCATGACTGTGGCTGCAGCTTCTGGTGCCACTCCATTTGGAGCTTTCGCAGCTGCTACCTACGGAAACAAAGTTGATAAGAGTTACTAGCAACGGATGAGAAATATAGTATAAAAATTAATCAGCAGATACAATTAACGTGAACTGAACATAAGATGTGCCATAACCTTCTTTTGTAAAATTAGTTAGTGCACATGTGAAGTCCATGTTACTGTATTAAGCATGGCTATTCAAAAATTCACATTAAATATAGGGGAGTATATATTTTAGGGAAAGGGACCGACTTTGATTTATAGCCATCCAGTATGATGAATGGACGGTAAATGCACTGGATCCATTTTCCATGTACATACAGTGAACACGTTCTATCCAATATTATTATTTAAAAACGGTAAATCTATTCTCAGGGCGCCCTGAGAATAGCCAAACACGGCAGGCGCCTTCTAGCCGTTAGATCTTCATCCGAGTCGAGTCTTATCCCCCCAACGAGAACGAAGGAACCAGTGCGTCCTTCGCCTCTGATGAATCCCGTGCGGTGCCGCGACCCCAGCCCCGCCACCGCGGCTTCCTCCCTCCTCCGCCGTCTACGGCCATGGCTCATCCCCGGATGGAAACCGATCGAGCCCCTTCCACCCTTTCCCGCTCTCACCACAACTCCCCGTGCTACCCTACCGTCGGTTGACTGCCGCCGGGGTGGAGACCCCGTGTTGATGGCGCTGCCAGCGCCGCAGCTGCTCCCGGTAGCCGGTGTGCCGGGATGCCCACACCGTGTCTCGCCCAGGCAGACAACCCCACCTCCCGCCTGCGAGGGGGCGCCCCGCCGCCGCGGTTTACATGTCGTACGGGTGGTCACAGTTAATCCCGCTGGACCTGGGCGACTCGGTCAGCATGGTCCTGCTGCGCATCCTCCTCGCTGACTGCCCCGGCACGCTCAACCTCTGGCTGCGCTCCCACCACAAGGTTCGCCTCGCCCGACTCGACTGCTCCCAGGACACCCCTCCCACGGCCCAACTCCCAAGCTGATTGCGAGGCTGTAGACTGGTGAGCAGCTGCCATACAAGATGTCCGTCCACCCCCGCGGCAACAGGTACTTGTCTGCTTGGACGAATGTGGCTTTCTGTACATTTTCTGCCCCTGATTCTCGTTGGTGCATTGGTGTCAGTTCTGAATTTTGATTAGCTCAAAATGAGTGTTCggaggcacaacaaaaatcctcaACAAGCAGCAACAATGAGAAAATTGCAAAGGAGGAGCAAAAATATTTTGTTGCACTGTAGCACCAAGGACCAAGAAAATT
This region of Lolium perenne isolate Kyuss_39 chromosome 2, Kyuss_2.0, whole genome shotgun sequence genomic DNA includes:
- the LOC127331422 gene encoding uncharacterized protein, which gives rise to MDYAAHAAAAPPAADPHPPYAHPYGYPYTYPPYHQPDPAAANPPAASSSSYYYSNPTAPADAQAQPQAQYNPYAATYHYYDPSAVAYGGGGLAQYYFSTGEASQAPPVSAPQPAPAPATGGQAGKHFGFDPQRYAQVAAAKAPNGVAPEAAATVMHHAQWNAHFGHPLPRTAPRKFVKKIPKVVQPLTCEVCKIECDTQEVLVIHKTGKKHKKNLQKLQDSITPKPAKPLNGAVGASTAAAPAVADGIMPAVQPRKNKSSQATPEDLEVKKRKVLEAGAAQGEVKICTACNVVVNSQKVYEFHIAGHKHKANVQKQQQGQLPHVA